The genomic stretch tccagtctttgtgctaagcaaAGCTAACCGGTTGCTGGCTGTAGCTACAGAAATGAGAGTGATATTAGTCTTCATCTCAACAAGAAAGAgaacattttccaaaatgtggAACTATTCCTTTTAGGCCAATTTATGTGTAACCAACTTATAACCAAACTAAGTTGGGGAACAGGATGGTAGCGGTTAATCGCATCCTGCAAGCAGGGACAGACTTTACCATTACAGTGGGCAAGGTAGGCCACTGCTTGGGGCCCCCAACTAAAAGGGGTGccaaaaattacaataaatctGTAGCagaattattatatttagaTATGAAACATGATGTTACTATCTAACTCATTACACCCCAAAATGACTTACAAAAAGCCCCAAAACAAAGGGAAAAGGTAAAGCAATTACTGTAGAACTCCTGACGGTGGTCTGCTTGTTCCCCCCGAAACAACCAGCAGAACCACAGTTAACATTTTCCTATCACGTTGTCTCGCTTGCTAGATGACGAGAGCACTGACCCTCTTCACTCCCCACCCCCGACCctcatgaaaacagacaaagacaatGATGCCAATATAAGAAAAAACGTCATTCAAGGAAGAGGGGGGGGTCAACTAGTACCCTTATAAGAAAAGAAACCTGCTTtcaggaaagagaaagaaaagagcgCAGCAACATGCtgatggaagaaatattcacatcCTTAAAGTAATAATACTGCAGTATAgaaatattccattacaagttgaagtcctgcatttaaagttttactttataattattatataattatgtaatattacatgttacttgtattattattactacagaCACGTGTCCTTTTTTGCAAAATTTGCATGTTAATTGTAACTACCTTATATAGGCCAAATGCTGGGTAGTtcatgcatcatattttatcactttattcattttgtcAAAATTATCAAAATTCTTAATCttcaaatgtagtggagtatcaatataaagtagcataaggAGAATACTACCCAAGTAAACCTACCTACTACTAAATGAACTGAGTTACTTTTCAGAGCAGTTCATgtcagagaagcagaggaaaaacCAGGTTAAAGATTTCAGTTATAGAAATCATCAACCTCCTTCATTACaagtaaccaagtacatttactcaagtattagGCTTGCACTTATGAAgtacatgtactgtaatatTTCCAAGTTATGCAACTGTAACTCCACTTCTAACGGGAGGGATTCACTTTCTTCGATTTCAAGGGGAAACAGTGTACTTGTCattctactacatttatctgacagcttgttaCTGGTTACTATACAGgttaagattttacacacaaagtaTACAATCAACAGATAAAAcatgatgcattattatagaTTCAACTATCCAGCAGTATATAAAGCAGTTAAAATGAGCTCCACCATGACCAGATATTAAGTAAACGTAAGTGTACTGTGCTATTAACACTTCTGCACTTTTATCTATGTGAATCTTTGAATGCAGAACTACTTTTAACAAACTATGTTTAGCGTTGTATTAATAGTTTATAGTTCTGAGTGGGCTACTTCTACGAGCGCCAACACCAACATCCTCAATTAGAGAAAATAAGGCATGAAGGAAGCTCCGTGACTGAGTTTGCCCAgggcccccaaatcactaaatccgcCCTTGCCTGCATTAATGTACAATTTATTCAGAAACAGatccatttatttatgtactttttgaTTTACCACCACACAAGATGGTACTCTCTATTATAAACTTCACTGTCCTTTGCTCACTTCATGTACAATAAATATCTTGGATGTTTTATGTTAAACAGCTGTTGGATCTTCCAACTGGACATAAAGAAAGATTAAAGTCGCTGTAAAGAGACTCAAACCTGACATGCACTGCTGTGACTTCAATGagggaacatttttaaaaataagatgTATGGTCACATGACTACTTTTGGTTTCCTAGAAACAAGTTGTGGCTCAACTTCCTCAGCGGGTTCACATCTCTCCCTACACCTCCTcatgttattattgtaacaTGACAGTGATTGAAGGCTGAACTTTGTCTTTTGTGTTCCAGCATCGCAGTGTAAGTCTCCgagcagcagtgagcagccaatcagctcccgATGCGCTGGTTTCACTCCTGCTTCTCACACGCTctgtgcgcgcgcgcgtgtgtgtgtgtgtctgtctgcacgAGCGCGCTAtaaccccccccacccacacaaACGCACAGACAAAATACTGCAGATCATGAGCAGTTTCTTTCCAGTCACTCCCCTCCTTTCACCTTACCCACTCGCGTTAAAAGCGTCGTTGAGCTCCTGCAGGGCGCTCAGAGCACTGATGGACCGGAGGAGGATGGATGCTGAGGGAGGCCGCGTGGTCCACCGGGACAGGCGCGCGGGACAACTTGCGGTGGTCGTGGCGGTGCAGAACGTGCTGGTGGCTGCGTGCCTTCTGGTCACTCTTTTCGTTTACTGGGAAACTCAGGGGCTGAAGCCGGTGAGTGAGCAGGGAGTGGAGGGGTATACAGAGAGGAGCTgagttttttctcttcttttatcaGTTTAATGCAACTTGCTGCCATGTATAAGCCTAATGAGAATTCAAAAAGGTGTGTGTAATCCTTTTAAAGGTGTTAAACTACTCTCAAATGCATCTCTGCTGTGGATCAGTGTAGACATTTCAATTTCAACAACCtacacaaaatttaaaaataaaaataaaataaacctttaTCTCAAAAAATGATCACAATCACTCAGCTAATACATCCAGACCTATTTTTCTGctcatgcatttacatgtgaatTGAAACATGCTGTTAAACCTAACTTACTGTCATAAAACCATTACCTAAATCAGAATTTCAGTGGATGTAATAATAATCTAAGTGGATGCTCAGACACATCATTTCCCCTCGTAtaacctttttttcccctttcttttctttcttctttttttctttttttaataatgtggAAATATTCCCCTCAATGCAGCTTTATTTCATTCATACTGTGAGTGAGGAAATGTCTGGGGCATGCATGCACTCACAGGAACCAGGAGGCGGCAGACACAAACTATAAACTTTAACTTAAGACTATAACAGCACTATAACTCTCATGTGtatgtcactttggataaaaataTCCACCAAATGAAATGGCATTGCAACAGCAAAGAGCACCCtgctttgtgtctgtcttttattttattttttttaaacaccttcttttgatttttaaaaaaagattaaattggAGAAGGACTGACGGTGCAGTAGAGTGTGTTCATATTCAAACCGTTACCACATTAGTCCTTTCACAGTGGAACTAACTGTCTTCAAAAGAGCTATTTTTACTTGtggttttcagttttaaatgaaGAGTCATATTTAACACTATTAACAGTTTGAGCAGGAGAGAACAGAGCTACAGAAATCACACTATTTAAAAGTGAAAAGCAACAGGAATGGTGTGCAGAGGTTCTCCAGATATGACCTGGATGACTAGAATCTGCATTGACATATCCGCACACTTACTGTGTAATGTTAATTTTAATGACTAACATTTGTACTACATTTAGGCTGTGGTGTTCATCACAGCGATGCTACTCTCACTACAGTTTTTAATCATGTCACTGTGAGACTGTTTTTCACACCATACTGTTACCTTACTACTGTATCAAGCACTTGCACTTCCCAGTCAAACATAAAGGGATCACAGAGCAGAGCTGCGTGACCTTTGAACAAACACCGACACTTGAGCCACATTTATAATGCCATAGTCATAATGGCAGTGAGGGCAGACAAACAGGAAAGCAGAAAAGTCAATAAACAAACCATTTAACCCACTAGTTCTCTAAACTTAgtttgttattctttttttttttagcagccCACTGCTCCTGATGATATACACATAGAGTTTGAAGCCATACCAGGTgagtaaatgaaaaaagaacTTTTTCTTCTGATCTTGATCTTTATCTTGTTATTCATCACTCATATTGAAAATAAGATACAGCTTCGCAAGTTTCACAACAAGACAAACAAGCGTGTTTCTGcctttttctcactttctgcCACTTTCCCCTCTGTGCCTCACACTCCCCCTTTCATCCTCTAGAAATGGAAGGCAATGATACACTGAAGTTCAATGGCattcaaagcagaaaaaatatgAGTGTGGCCGGCGAAAAGAATGAGACGATCTCTATCGAATGCACTGGACCCTACATTTTGTATATGGATGTGTGTTACAAGTCCAAAAGCAACGAGGAGGCCAACGGGACCCTGCAACTGCTGGTGGTGGGGCAAGAAACTCATCTCATCAATTTCGACATGCAAGGTTCACGTGAGATCTGCAGGGGGCTCCACTCCGTAGTCTACCTCAGAGCAAAGGAGAAGGCTGCTCTGCACTTGTACTCCACAAATCACTTCAAGATTAAGAACGCAACTGTGGGCCTGAACTATATGCTGGGAAGTCGGTGTACTACCTGATGAGTGCCTCGTAACGCTCTCTCACACTCTAAGA from Thunnus albacares chromosome 9, fThuAlb1.1, whole genome shotgun sequence encodes the following:
- the LOC122989436 gene encoding uncharacterized protein LOC122989436; this encodes MSSFFPVTPLLSPYPLALKASLSSCRALRALMDRRRMDAEGGRVVHRDRRAGQLAVVVAVQNVLVAACLLVTLFVYWETQGLKPQPTAPDDIHIEFEAIPEMEGNDTLKFNGIQSRKNMSVAGEKNETISIECTGPYILYMDVCYKSKSNEEANGTLQLLVVGQETHLINFDMQGSREICRGLHSVVYLRAKEKAALHLYSTNHFKIKNATVGLNYMLGSRCTT